In the Danaus plexippus chromosome 4, MEX_DaPlex, whole genome shotgun sequence genome, one interval contains:
- the LOC133319778 gene encoding uncharacterized protein LOC133319778 has translation MAFVKSGKIPKDAVQIDEIEAATYMWDIVTKWNNKSDTWALRFGALALGAINSITGITINRHYRWKFRLGDYGFFSSAIPIVVMPGILTIVFHKYLVTTDILLSERRNCPICYELKSAAIQVTFGIFYPMVLAPTSALMFANRYSTYRTPQLSEGPKVMFNFLRKHTTKSLTGPLAYLAVIQLAASATVTYYEMKNNSSLKSKLRAIEQKLDEELYQ, from the exons ATGGCTTTCGTAAAAAGTGGAAAGATACCTAAAGATGCTGTACAAATAGATGAGATAGAAGCGGCTACTTATATGTGGGATATAGTTACTAAATGGAACAACAAATCTGACAC GTGGGCTTTGAGGTTTGGTGCGTTAGCTTTAGGAGCAATCAATTCTATAACCGGTATTACGATAAACAGGCATTATAGATGGAAATTCAGGTTAGGAGATTATGGGTTCTTTTCATCTGCTATACCTATTGTGGTGATGCCTGGAATTCTTACCATTGTGTTCCATAAAtat ctAGTAACGAcggatatattattaagtgaaAGAAGAAATTGTCCCATTTGTTACGAGCTAAAGTCAGCAGCCATACAAGTCACATTTGGTATATTCTATCCAATGGTATTAGCACCTACATCAGCTCTAATg TTCGCCAACAGATACTCAACATATAGAACTCCGCAATTATCTGAAGGTCCAAAGgtaatgtttaatttcttaagGAAACATACCACAAAGTCATTAACGGGACCTTTAGCATATCTTGCCGTGATCCAACTAGCTGCCTCCGCTACAGTCACATactatgaaatgaaaaacaacTCTTCTCTCAAAAGTAAACTAAGAGCAATCGAACAGAAGTTAGATGAGGAATTATATCagtga
- the LOC116768314 gene encoding poly(ADP-ribose) glycohydrolase-like, which yields MFQHLRVFATSPYTSGFKLGSLNKGNSLNYTKMCSSWKGVPISYIVGSQSPWGAPEFPLVQPSYNHTVLYHIPDDAQLDRPPKPQIGHEKWDQEHVRLPFSTQSLYPVENNAGETKLKNRWDMVQNALNRPIRNSKELAKAILSYNTQFKNRWKFTALHYLFEEYLEEEESQYFFDVTLQEIAKLALSITKLIQAPIPLLKQNKNRSISLSQQQISCLLANAFFCTFPRRNTTKKNSEYASYPYINFNVLYECEPSNHVVEKLKCICHYFRRVCTKVPVGVVTVSRRSVPVKELPDWKSSQRIISELPVHCNSENTIEEAHGLIQVDFANKYLGGGVLSYGSVQEEIRFMICPELMISMLFTEELKPNEALMVIGCEQYSTYSGYGHSFSWGSNYNDITPRDSSGRKRTAVLAIDALPVRSRLHEMNANTVTRDINKAWVGFSFYCSSESGLKYPGVATGNWGCGAFGGSPRLKFLIQTMALTEAGRPLAYYTFNDRELRDDIIGCYELLVRHQVTVGQLYNIIMNYCDSNQHSGDIYTYLEHALDNRKPVNNKNDTGKIQKSDTNDSGNVCDDLILARALDFSPDIFLQDEDMSEYSMDLKVNTEDTAVIDLDTSTSDGNKCVDSRVTAEEQEVQENTKTNQTSRLFDEMEKLDQDSGKLNLKSQQKTFFGQKNNDLSMDVAEKLHTEISPDVKKKLTKKITDYFSKRPI from the exons ATGTTCCAACACCTTAGAGTTTTTGCCACTTCACCCTATAcatc TGGCTTCAAATTAGGTTCTCTTAATAAAGGgaattctttaaattacacaaaaatgTGTAGTAGTTGGAAGGGTGTACCTATTTCTTACATTGTTGGCTCGCAATCGCCGTGGGGTGCACCGGAGTTTCCCTTAGTACAGCCGTCGTATAACCACACAGTGTTGTACCACATACCAGATGATGCTCAACTAGACAGACCTCCAAAACCACAGATCGGTCATGAAAAATGGGATCAGGAACATGTGAGGTTGCCATTCTCTACACAAAGCCTGTATCCTGTTGAAAAC aaTGCAGGTGAAACTAAACTTAAAAACCGATGGGACATGGTTCAGAATGCTTTAAACAGGCCAATACGTAACAGTAAGGAGCTCGCTAAAGCTATATTGAGTTATAACACTCAGTTCAAAAATAGATGGAAATTTACGGCTTTACATTACTTGTTTGAGgag TATTTAGAAGAAGAGGAGTCTCAGTACTTTTTTGATGTGACATTACAAGAAATTGCTAAGCTTGCTTtgtcaataacaaaattaatacaagCTCCAATACCTTTGTTGAA ACAAAACAAGAACCGATCTATATCTTTGTCGCAGCAGCAAATATCATGTTTATTAGCGAATGCATTCTTCTGTACATTTCCACGACGGAACACTACTAAGAAAAATTCTGAATATGCCTCATATCcctatattaactttaatgt TTTGTATGAATGTGAGCCATCTAACCATGTGGTGGAGAAATTGAAATGCATCTGTCACTACTTCAGGAGAGTTTGCACGAAag TTCCAGTTGGAGTGGTTACAGTGTCTCGTCGTTCTGTTCCTGTAAAGGAGTTACCGGATTGGAAGAGCTCCCAGAGAATCATCTCCGAACTGCCTGTTCATTGCAACTCAGAGAACACTATAGAAGAAGCACATGGCTTGATACAAGTGGATTTTGCTAATAA gtaCTTAGGCGGCGGTGTATTGAGTTACGGCTCGGTCCAAGAGGAGATAAGATTCATGATATGCCCCGAGCTGATGATATCAATGTTGTTTACCGAGGAACTGAAGCCCAATGAAGCTTTGATGGTTATAG GTTGTGAACAGTACAGCACATACTCTGGCTATGGTCACAGTTTCTCGTGGGGCTCCAACTATAATGACATAACACCGAGGGACTCCTCTGGCAGGAAACGGACCGCAGTCCTGGCTATAGACGCCCTGCCTGTGAGGAGTCGCCTACACGAGATGAATGCTAACACCGTCACTAGGGATATCAATAAG GCGTGGGTGGGTTTTTCGTTCTATTGCAGCAGCGAATCGGGTCTGAAGTACCCCGGCGTGGCGACTGGCAACTGGGGCTGTGGGGCGTTCGGTGGGTCGCCGCGTCTGAAGTTCCTTATACAGACCATGGCCTTGACTGAGGCTGGCCGGCCGCTGGCCTACTACACTTTCAACGATAGGGAGTTGAGAGACGACATTATCGGATGCTACGAGTTGCTCGTCAGACATCAGGTTACCGTCG GtcaattgtataatattataatgaactaCTGTGACTCGAATCaacacagcggcgatatttaCACGTATCTGGAACACGCTCTGGATAATAGAAAACCggttaataataagaatgacACGGGAAAAATCCAAAAATCCGATACAAATGAc AGCGGTAATGTCTGTGATGATCTGATTCTTGCTAGAGCGTTGGATTTTTCACCGGACATATTCTTACAAGACGAAGATATGAGTGAATATTCGATGGACTTGAAAGTTAACACGGAAGATACGGCGGTTATAGATCTAGACACGAGTACGAGCGACGGCAATAAATGTGTTGATAGTAGAGTGACCGCCGAAGAACAGGAAGTTCAGGAAAATACTAAAACAAACCAAACGTCCAGATTATTCGACGAGATGGAGAAGTTAGATCAAGACAGCGGGAAATTGAATCTTAAGAGTCAGCAGAAAACATTCTTTGGacagaaaaataatgatttgtcTATGGACGTTGCGGAGAAGTTACATACAGAGATTTCGCCGGATgtcaaaaagaaattaaccaaaaaaattacagattaTTTCTCCAAGAGACCTATatga
- the LOC116768315 gene encoding putative mediator of RNA polymerase II transcription subunit 26 produces MFSFTVFLLSSVILCTAQNNNGQEFIQQGQENGKRFVTQDYTYIIAPLQFNSQREDGAEASNLENQAKLVEEAQGQVSEEQRPEEDQDAFYRKVQELIGSGQFIDSLREQKPREQQQQVPNFEQESQLQKQFLDAIPQNEKNQEGRRFSEEFQKQWSRIVGNNQDYLKSLKAISSDSLLNSAQLEGENGSNGKEEQQNADIGNGIRYVLRNHGVDGLEKQNVFGSEESNYQNRPLVFQQQRKRIENNQALLKALSAVSEDQFSDVAEPKPKEQEQENDEVRKIIEDILKKRDSVNKQNRFESKRSNFGRFVFVKNNLNRVKAQKQSDVAKDQQKDIEVRKLIEDVLRKRDNENEQNDFKSVESIPALSKQQLEQISNNNRIHLKALSTISEEQLLKELSAFDKRS; encoded by the exons atgttttcattt ACGGTATTTCTTCTTTCTTCGGTGATATTATGCACAGCACAAAACAATAATGGACAAGAATTTATACAACAAGGACAAGAAAACGGCAAGCGATTCGTTACTCAAGATTATACATACATCATAGCACCGCTCCAATTTAATTCTCAAAGGGAAGATGGAGCAGAAGCTTCCAATCTAGAAAATCAAGCGAAATTAGTCGAAGAAGCTCAAGGGCAAGTTAGCGAAGAACAAAGACCTGAAGAAGATCAAGACGCGTTTTACCGCAAGGTACAAGAATTAATTGGTTCAGGACAATTTATTGACTCTTTGAGGGAACAAAAGCCAAGagaacaacaacaacaagtCCCCAATTTCGAACAAGAAAgtcaattacaaaaacaatttttagatGCCATTCCACAGAACGAGAAAAATCAAGAGGGAAGAAGATTTTCAGAagaatttcaaaaacaatGGAGCCGTATTGTAGGCAATAATCAAGATTACTTGAAATCACTGAAAGCGATTTCTAGCGATTCACTTTTAAATTCAGCACAGCTTGAAGGGGAAAATGGATCTAACGGGAAGGAAGAACAACAAAACGCTGATATCGGAAATGGTATTAGATACGTTTTAAGGAATCACGGTGTTGACGgattagaaaaacaaaatgtctttGGATCGGAGGAGTCAAACTATCAAAACAGGCCTCTTGTATTCCAACAGCAAAGAAAGCGTATTGAGAACAATCAAGCGCTTCTAAAAGCTCTGTCAGCTGTATCTGAGGACCAGTTTTCGGATGTCGCTGAACCTAAGCCTAAAGAACAGGAACAGGAAAACGACGaggtaagaaaaataattgaagaCATCTTAAAAAAACGTGACTCTGTCAATAAACAAAACCGCTTCGAGTCAAAACGATCTAATTTTGGACGATTCgtttttgtcaaaaataatCTCAACAGAGTTAAAGCACAGAAACAATCAGACGTCGCTAAAGATCAACAAAAGGATATTGAAGTTAGAAAATTAATCGAAGACGTTCTAAGGAAACGCGATAATGAAAATGAGCAAAACGATTTTAAATCAGTAGAAAGCATACCAGCTCTCAGTAAACAACAGCTAGAACAGATTTCAAACAACAACAGGATCCATCTGAAGGCTCTGTCAACAATTTCCGAGGAACAATTGTTGAAGGAATTGTCCGCCTTCGACAAGcgttcttaa
- the LOC116768728 gene encoding uncharacterized protein CG5902, with amino-acid sequence MSSVCCGTKKQKLNNSYSNHVERPLNGYQEPVAIPDMCYFCFDVLYCQLHSMDPPHTPNFTNDAYPLFVTWKIGKEHRLRGCIGTFNAMHLHSGLREYAITSALKDSRFAPITREEVPRLTVSVSILQHFEEAEHYLDWKLGKHGIRIEFISERGSKRTATYLPQVATEQGWDQIQTIDSLLRKGGYKAAITSEMRRSIKLTKYQSEEVSASYSDYIGQRC; translated from the exons ATGTCTTCAGTATGTTGTGGAACTAAAAAACAGAAGCTGAATAATTCGTACAGTAATCATGTTGAACGTCCTCTAAATGGATATCAAGAGCCTGTAGCAATACCTGATATGTGCTACTTTTGTTTCGATGTCTTATACTGTCAGCTGCACAGTATGGACCCACCACATACGCCAAATTTTACCAACGATGCATA TCCCTTATTTGTTACGTGGAAAATTGGAAAGGAGCATCGCCTTAGGGGATGTATTGGGACCTTTAATGCTATGCATCTACACTCAG GTCTGCGAGAATATGCAATCACCAGCGCTTTGAAAGATTCTCGTTTTGCTCCGATAACCCGCGAGGAAGTTCCGCGTCTGACGGTGTCAGTGTCCATCCTTCAGCATTTCGAGGAGGCGGAGCACTACCTGGACTGGAAGCTGGGCAAGCATGGCATCCGAATTGAGTTTATCAGCGAAAGGGGATCCAAGCGAACTGCAACCTACTTACCTCAAGTTGCCACCGAGCAAG GTTGGGACCAAATCCAAACTATTGACTCGCTTCTCCGGAAGGGCGGCTATAAAGCAGCTATAACCAGCGAGATGCGGCGGAGTATTAAGCTCACTAAATACCAATCGGAGGAGGTGTCCGCTTCGTACAGCGATTATATCGGGCAGCGCTGCTAG
- the LOC116768779 gene encoding poly(ADP-ribose) glycohydrolase-like, which yields MCYTDCWLAKDFPPVEPSEDHIVLFRICNGQYIPNIGEDKWDKDHVKMPCSDRNISKETNETKQWDVIVEALSRKIKNSEDLASAILTYQTQFKDIWKFKAMHRFFNEYWDKNDSEYFFENTLPKVARLALDLPELIKSPIPLLKQGCNISLSFTQLQLASLLANAFFCTFPERNNKRRDSEYKTYPPVNFNVLYDGGGPKVMEKLKFICHYFNRVCEVNPTGVVTFSRRHIPVDKCPDWARVTLPMSTVPLGVDDSKLIEDAKYWIQMDFANKYIGGGVLRRGAVQEEIRFVSNPELMVSLLFTEVLSPTEAVMIIGTERYSTHTGYSSTVKWSGNYIDETPTDSSARRQCAILALDARRFPKPDEQYCKEMIDRELNKAYVGFSFYSKAGGLSYPGIATGNWGCGAFGGSARLKSLLQIMACVRAGRPISYFTFNDVTLKNNIEHMYEFLRTNNVTVGDLYKCLMDFCESEDHISVFVNLYENIENYFNKQMSLDDNQPKT from the exons atgtgtTACACTGACTGTTGGCTGGCTAAAGATTTCCCTCCAGTTGAACCAAGCGAAGATCATATAGTGTTATTCAGAATATGCAATGGGCAATACATTCCGAATATCGGAGAAGATAAATGGGACAAGGACCATGTGAAAATGCCATGTTCTGATAGAAATATCAGCAAAgag ACTAATGAAACTAAACAATGGGACGTCATAGTAGAAGCTTTGTctcgaaaaattaaaaattccgaGGATTTAGCATCCGCGATACTCACATATCAGACACAGTTTAAGGATATTTGGAAGTTCAAAGCTATGCATAGGTTTTTTAACGAG TACTGGGATAAAAATGACAGTGAATACTTCTTCGAAAACACTTTGCCTAAAGTTGCGCGTTTAGCTTTGGATTTACCGGAGTTAATCAAATCGCCTATACCGTTACTGAA acaagGATGTAATATATCGCTATCATTTACACAGTTGCAACTCGCTAGTTTGCTAGCAAACGCATTCTTTTGTACATTCCCAGAGAGGAATAATAAGAGAAGGGATTCAGAATACAAAACATATCCGCCGGTTAATTTCAACGT ACTATACGACGGCGGCGGACCAAAAGTAATGgagaaattgaaatttatctgTCATTACTTCAACAGAGTCTGTGAAG taaatcCAACCGGAGTCGTCACGTTTTCTCGTCGCCATATCCCTGTAGACAAATGTCCTGACTGGGCTCGCGTCACCCTTCCCATGTCAACGGTGCCCCTTGGTGTAGACGATAGCAAACTCATTGAAGACGCAAAGTACTGGATACAAATGGATTTCGccaataa ATACATAGGTGGCGGCGTCCTTCGTCGCGGAGCCGTGCAAGAGGAGATCCGGTTCGTGTCGAATCCTGAACTCATGGTGTCGTTACTGTTCACCGAGGTCCTGAGTCCCACCGAAGCCGTCATGATTATAG GTACAGAACGTTACAGCACGCACACTGGTTATAGTTCCACTGTCAAATGGTCTGGCAATTATATAGACGAGACCCCCACAGACTCGTCTGCCAGGCGGCAGTGTGCGATACTAGCGTTAGACGCTAGAAGATTCCCTAAGCCTGACGAGCAGTACTGTAAGGAAATGATAGACAGAGAGTTGAATAAG GCATACGTtggattttcattttattcgaAGGCCGGTGGATTGAGTTACCCGGGGATAGCGACGGGTAACTGGGGCTGTGGGGCCTTTGGCGGTTCGGCCAGATTGAAGTCCTTATTGCAGATTATGGCCTGCGTCAGAGCCGGCAGACCGATTTCTTACTTCACATTTAATgatgtaacattaaaaaataatatagaacatATGTACGAGTTCCTCAGAACAAATAATGTTACAGTCG gcGATCTGTATAAATGTCTGATGGATTTCTGTGAATCTGAGGATCATATTAGTGTGTTTGTTAACTTATATGAAAACATTGAGAATTATTTCAACAAACAAATGAG tttggaTGACAATCAACCTAAGACATAA